The Theropithecus gelada isolate Dixy chromosome 11, Tgel_1.0, whole genome shotgun sequence genome includes a region encoding these proteins:
- the C1S gene encoding complement C1s subcomponent has protein sequence MWCIILFSLLAWVYAEPTMYGEILSPNYPQAYPSEVEKSWDIEVPEGYGIHLYFTHLDIELSENCAYDSVQIMSGDIEEGRLCGQRTSNNPHSPIVEEFQVPYNKLQVIFKSDFSNEERFTGFAAYYVATDINECTDFVDAPCSHFCNNFIGGYFCSCPPEYFLHDDMKNCGVNCSGDVFTALIGEIASPNYPKPYPENSRCEYQIRLEEGFQVVVTVRREDFDVEPADSKGNCLDSLVFVAGDQQFGPYCGHGFPGPLNIETKSNVLDIIFQTDLTGQNKGWKLRYHGDPIPCPKEETPTSVWEPAKAKYVFRDVVRITCLDGFEVVEGRVGATSFHSTCQSNGKWSNSKLKCQPVDCGIPESIENGKVEDPESTLFGSVTRYTCEEPYYYMENGGNGQYHCASNGSWVNEALSPELPKCVPVCGVPREPFEGKQRIIGGSDADIKNFPWQVFFDNPWAGGALIDEYWVLTAAHVVEGNQEPTMYVGSTSVQTSRLAKSKMLTSERVFIHPGWKLLEVPEARTNFDNDIALVQLKDPVKMGPTVAPICLPGTSSDYNLMDGDLGLIAGWGRTEKRDRALRLKAARLPVAPLRKCREVKVENPKADAGAYVFTPNMICAGGEKGMDSCKGDSGGAFAVQDPNDKAKFYVAGLVS, from the exons ATGTG GTGCATTATCCTGTTTTCCCTTTTGGCATGGGTTTATGCTGAGCCTACCATGTATGGGGAGATCCTGTCCCCTAACTATCCTCAGGCATACCCCAGTGAGGTAGAGAAATCTTGGGACATAGAAGTTCCTGAAGGGTATGGGATTCACCTCTACTTCACCCATCTGGACATAGAGCTGTCAGAGAACTGTGCGTATGACTCAGTGCAG ATAATGTCAGGAGACATTGAAGAAGGGAGGCTCTGTGGACAGAGGACCAGTAACAATCCCCACTCTCCAATTGTGGAAGAGTTCCAAGTCCCATACAACAAACTCCAGGTGATCTTTAAGTCAGACTTTTCCAATGAAGAGCGTTTTACGGGGTTTGCTGCATACTATGTTGCCACAG ACATAAATGAATGCACAGATTTTGTAGATGCCCCTTGTAGCCACTTCTGCAACAATTTCATTGGTGGTTACTTCTGCTCCTGCCCCCCGGAATATTTCCTCCATGATGACATGAAGAATTGTGGAG TTAATTGCAGTGGGGATGTATTCACTGCACTGATTGGGGAGATTGCAAGTCCCAATTATCCCAAACCGTATCCAGAGAACTCAAGGTGTGAATACCAGATCCGGCTGGAGGAAGGGTTCCAAGTGGTGGTGACTGTGCGGAGAGAAGATTTTGATGTGGAACCAGCTGACTCAAAGGGAAACTGCCTTGACAGTTTAGTT TTTGTTGCAGGAGATCAGCAATTTGGTCCTTACTGCGGTCATGGATTCCCTGGGCCACTAAATATTGAAACCAAGAGTAATGTTCTTGATATCATCTTCCAAACTGATCTAACAGGGCAAAACAAGGGCTGGAAACTTCGCTACCATGGAGATC CAATCCCCTGTCCTAAAGAAGAAACTCCCACTTCTGTTTGGGAGCCTGCGAAGGCAAAATATGTGTTTAGAGATGTGGTGCGGATAACCTGTCTGGATGGGTTTGAAGTTGTGGAG GGACGTGTTGGTGCAACATCTTTCCATTCGACTTGTCAAAGCAATGGAAAGTGGAGTAATTCCAAACTGAAATGTCAAC CTGTGGACTGTGGCATTCCTGAATCCATTGAGAATGGTAAAGTTGAAGACCCAGAGAGCACTTTGTTTGGTTCTGTCACCCGCTACACTTGTGAGGAGCCCTATTACTACATGGAAAATGGAGGAAATG GGCAGTATCACTGTGCTAGTAATGGGAGCTGGGTGAATGAGGCGCTGAGCCCAGAGCTGCCGAAATGCGTTCCAG tcTGTGGAGTCCCCAGAGAACCTTTTGAAGGAAAACAGAGGATAATTGGCGGATCCGATGCAGATATTAAAAACTTCCCCTGGCAAGTCTTCTTTGACAACCCGTGGGCTGGTGGAGCGCTCATTGATGAGTACTGGGTGCTGACGGCAGCTCATGTTGTGGAGGGAAACCAGGAGCCAACAATGTATGTTGGGTCCACCTCAGTGCAGACCTCACGGCTGGCAAAATCCAAGATGCTGACTTCTGAGCGTGTGTTTATTCATCCGGGATGGAAGCTGCTGGAAGTCCCAGAAGCACGAACAAATTTTGATAATGACATTGCACTGGTGCAGCTGAAAGACCCAGTGAAAATGGGACCCACCGTCGCCCCCATCTGCCTACCAGGCACCTCTTCTGACTACAACCTCATGGATGGGGACCTGGGACTGATCGCAGGCTGGGGCCGAACAGAGAAGAGAGATCGCGCTCTTCGCCTCAAAGCGGCAAGGTTACCTGTAGCTCCTTTAAGAAAGTGTAGAGAAGTGAAAGTGGAAAACCCCAAAGCAGATGCAGGGGCCTATGTTTTCACTCCTAACATGATCTGTGCTGGAGGAGAGAAGGGCATGGATAGCTGTAAAGGGGACAGTGGTGGGGCCTTTGCTGTACAGGATCCCAATGACAAGGCCAAATTCTATGTAGCTGGC